A window of Nonomuraea angiospora genomic DNA:
CTGGCCACGGCGCTGCGGGACGTGCGCCGGGTGTTCCTGTTCCCTGTCTTCGACGTCTTCAGCCAGGTCCTGGCCGGGTGCGTCGCGGCCGACGTCGAGCAGGTGGTCCTGCTCTCCTCCGCCGTCGTGACCTTCCCGGAGCCGGGGTGGCTAGGCCGCGAGCAGGCCCGGTTGGAGACGGAGGTACGCGAGTCCGGCCTCGGCTGGGCCCGAGGATCGTTTCCGGTCACAGCACTGTCGTCCGCGAGAGCCTCCTGGTCCAGGCCTGGGCGCGAAAGCCTCCCAGCCCAGCATGACGCCCGTGCGCCGCCGTTGCGGCTGGGCGCCAAGACGCGGATGATCGGCGAACTGCGCGACGTCCTGGCCTCCAGGGCGGCAACAAAGCCCACGCCCGGCAGCGGTCACACCTCCTGAGCATGATCCTGTTCCCAGCGGAGGAAGCACGCGGCTCAGGGCCGACCACCAGCCCTGAGCGTCAAGCACCACCTCTCACGGACGGGCTGAAGGTCGCCGTGGGTCCATCCTGACGGATGGAACGCGACGAGATCGTTGATCGTCGTTATAGGTGTGGTCACGTATTCGATACTCTTATCGATCGTCTTTTTCGTCGGATGCCTGATCAGCCCGCGATGGTTGTGGTGGAACCTGAGCGCATGGGCATACCGCGACCCCGAGGCGAACGAGCCCAGCGAAAGCGCTTATGCGACCGGCCGTGCGCTTCTGCTCGTGTTGGCGATCGTCTGTCTCCTCGTGGCGGTCTCGCAGTGCTCGGCGGACAAGCGGGCAGCCGAACGGACGGATGCCCGGCCGGACATGCCGGTCCGTACGGATGACGAGATACGCAAGAAAGCGGACCCGTACCCCGAGGACTTGGTCGCCAAGGGGGTGGCGCGTGTCCTTTCCCTTGAGCCGGGAACCGGCCACGCATCCGGCTACATCATCGGCTACGACTACGCCGACCGGGCGGCCAGTGCGGTGACCATCCTCTATTACTTGTCGCCGTGCGGGCGTCTCCATAGCGCCTGGGCAGAAGAGAAGTCCCCATACGACTACAGAGTGAAGATCCGCCTGGTGGAGGAGACCAGAAACGGGCAGAAGTTCACGAAAAAATGCCGGGGAAAGGAATGGAAGAACCGCAGTTTCGTGGTGCAGTCCACGACGATCGCACTCACCAGGCCGCTCGACAATCGATGGGTTGTCCTTTACGACGGAGGCCGAGTCCACCCCAAATAGCGTTCCGTTCCGGCCAGGTTCGTGTCGGCCCGAGCGACGGCAGGACTGGGGTCTTGTACTGGTGAGCTCGCCTATTCAACTGTCGCGGATTGTGGGTGGGACGGAGCTCGATGGTGACTGTCCGTGCTCCCCGGTGGCAGAGCGGCTCCACGCTCCTCCGCCTTCGTTGAGGAGCCGGGCAGTGGTCTTGTCGTGGTAGCCGAGGGCGTCGGCGACGACAGGGGCGGGCATTTCTAGGAGTTGCTGCCGGATGGCGGCGCCGCGGGCGGCGGCCGCGGGGATGCCGATCTGGTTGAGGAGCTCGGATAGGTGGTCGGGGCGGCAGGGCTGATGTGCGCGGCGGCCGGGGAACAGCCACCGCGAGGCGCGGTTGGTGGCGGTGTTCATGTTGTCGCGAGCCGCGATGTATTCCAGCAGTAGGAATGCGACCGGCGCGGGGACGGGCGAGGGCGGTTCCCCAAGGTGCAGGAGCACGGCTTCGCCGTCGTGCACCAAGTCATCGATGGTGAGCCGGACGTCACCGCGCTGATGTTGTCGGTGCTCAAGGACACCAAGCGCCTGCCCGACGTCGAGGAGGTGCGGCGCAAGGTCCGCACCCGCTGTCGGCGTACGGGCGCAGGTGCAGACTCAGGTACAAGTAAATGCGCAGAGATGATCACTGCGACGGTCGTAACGCACGATGAAGAAGTATTTGAAGGCCAAGGGGCCGACCGAGCCGACGTCGGCAGATCGCTCAGTACGAGCCGGTGATCGATGCGC
This region includes:
- a CDS encoding SDR family oxidoreductase produces the protein MILVTGATGNIGRHVVTGLLNQGERVRALTLDSSEEAALPNGVEVVTGDMADPQVLATALRDVRRVFLFPVFDVFSQVLAGCVAADVEQVVLLSSAVVTFPEPGWLGREQARLETEVRESGLGWARGSFPVTALSSARASWSRPGRESLPAQHDARAPPLRLGAKTRMIGELRDVLASRAATKPTPGSGHTS